The following proteins are encoded in a genomic region of Anguilla anguilla isolate fAngAng1 chromosome 15, fAngAng1.pri, whole genome shotgun sequence:
- the LOC118214602 gene encoding insulin-like growth factor-binding protein 5 produces MILGFFLLVTFFLGLSRCLGSYVPCEPCDQKALSMCPPVPVGCQLVKEPGCGCCLTCALSEGQACGVYTGTCTHGLRCLPRNGEEKPLHALLHGRGMCTNEKGYKPPHPAIDRESREHDEMVPTEMAEVLMPMPKVPLFPKDHISSKKAQAMLKDKKRQQGKLRSMGQVDYSPVPIDKHEPEFGPCRRKLDGIIKRVKDASRIMALSLYLPNCDRKGFFKRKQCKPSRGRKRGICWCVDKYGVQLPGTDYSGGDIQCKDLESSNNNE; encoded by the exons ATGATACTCGGTTTTTTTCTCTTGGTGACATTCTTTTTGGGACTGTCCCGGTGCTTGGGTTCCTACGTCCCTTGTGAGCCCTGCGACCAGAAAGCTCTTTCCATGTGTCCACCGGTTCCTGTCGGCTGCCAGCTCGTCAAGGAGCCGGGCTGCGGTTGCTGCCTGACCTGCGCTTTATCGGAAGGTCAGGCGTGCGGTGTATACACCGGAACGTGCACTCACGGGCTCCGATGCTTGCCGCGGAATGGCGAGGAAAAGCCGCTTCACGCCCTTCTTCATGGAAGAGGAATGTGCACGAACGAGAAAGGATACAAACCTCCGCATCCAGCCATAG ATCGCGAGTCGCGAGAGCACGACGAGATGGTGCCGACGGAGATGGCGGAGGTCCTCATGCCCATGCCCAAGGTGCCACTCTTCCCCAAAGACCACATCAGCAGCAAGAAGGCCCAGGCTATGCTCAAGGATAAGAAAAGGCAGCAGGGGAAGCTGCGGTCCATGGGCCAGGTGGACTACTCGCCCGTCCCCATCGACAAGCACGAGCCCGAATTC GGCCCTTGCCGGAGGAAGCTGGATGGGATCATCAAGAGGGTGAAGGACGCTTCTCGCATCATGGCGCTGTCCTTGTACCTGCCCAACTGTGACAGAAAGGGCTTCTTTAAGCGCAAGCAG TGCAAGCCCTCCCGCGGACGGAAGCGAGGCATCTGCTGGTGCGTGGACAAGTACGGCGTGCAGCTGCCTGGGACGGACTACAGCGGGGGAGACATCCAGTGCAAAGACCTGGagagcagcaacaacaacgAGTGA